The Bradyrhizobium barranii subsp. barranii genome segment GTCGAGCAACAAAAGGCGATGCAAGGCTCGCCGTCAGCACAAAGCTCAGGTAGTCGAGAATTCGCAAAATTGCGCCACGATTGGGAAACACCAGCGTCGGGACGCGTAAAACGTCTACGTTGTCGTACATTTCACGTTTGTAGAGCGATTGCCGATAGCCGCCGAACACCTTGCCATCCGGGTGGTTTGGAAAATTGGTCAGCATGGTGACCTGATGGCCGCGCTCGATCCAACGCTTCGCATGCGTGCTGCAGCGGATAGACGGCGCGCTCGCCTCAGGCGGATAGTGATCGGTGACGAAGAGGATACGCAAATCAGAGCTCGAACCGGGTTTCGACTTCCATGGGTAGCCCGCCGGTATAGCTCCAGGCAAGGACCGGTCGCAAGATTCGGTGCCCAAAACTCGGCGCGTAGTACCCGTCGTTCAGCAGGAATTGCGACGCTCCCCTCGCTGACACACGAAGCCGCGGCTCCCCTGGCACCTCGATCGACCAGCCTTGCCCGTCCGGGCAAATATGACCGACCAGCGGGTGCAGCGGAAAACGACCGATGATCGTGTGGTTTCCCTCGCCCGTAACACGGTCCCGAACAACTAGCGAAGTCGGCGACACCGTGACGCTGCGGCAGTGGACTGGTCGGCCAGGGAGCCAGCGGTACCCATCGTGACTGGCGGAGGCCGACTGGATGTGGCCGGTCACGGATACCGATCTGCCGAATGGATGCGCACGCCGCCCGACGCGAAAGCTGGCCCACACTTCGGTTGAATTCTCTGCATCGATCTCGACAGTCGCGTGGGCGCCGGTCGAACGCTCTTCATCTCGAATTGCATCGTGGGCGTAAGACGAAGTCCCGGAGTTGGTGATCAACCGACGATCGCCAAACGACACTTCGAGCGAGAGCGTGTCTGCATGCGCATGCCCTGGCAGGTAGGAGGGGCCGACTTCGGCCGTGTCGAGGATCGCGAGCCAGGGACCGGAGCGCAGCCGCACGTACCCGCTGTCAGCCAGCCGACCGGTCGCCTCGCTCCGCAAGACGTGCAGCGATGCCCCATAGTCCGCAAGCTGCCTGTACGTCCTCGCGATGCCTAACGCCGCGTCATTGAAGAAGGCGATTTCCCCGTCCGGATGGACCATTTCACCCAGCCAGGCCAGCATACGCTCGGCCAAAGCCGGCCATTGCGCCGCCGCTTCAGCAAGCTCGTGCGGATAGATCCTCGAAAGCTGAATGAGATCCAGGACATCCTCGAGCAGGATGGCGTGATACATCGGACTGAGCTCAAAGTGGCCGCCGTCCGACAGCACCTGTTCGCGCCACTCCCGTTGCAGCAGATCCAGGCCGGTGCGTCGCCATCGGTCTGCTTCGCCCCCCGAGAAATAGCAACCCGCGAACACAAGGGCTTTCGCGTTCGCGAGCAGATGGTTGCCCAGCAGATGATACTCGAGCGAGGAGTTCAGCGCGCGCGTCTGCGTTGCCAAGCTGTCGCGCACGGCGGAGCCCAGATCGTTGCCCGCCAGCGCCCATGCGACCCAGTTCACGATGCGCAGCGATATCGTATACGGTTCCCAGCCGTTTCCCGTCATGGGACGATTTTCGGCAATCCAGGCGTCGATCAGGTCGCGATGCCATGACGCACGGGCCTCGCTTGCCTCTGCGCGCAAATCGTCGAAATAGTGCAGGTTGTACAGCCACAGCTTCGGCATTGCCGGATTGTTCCAGCCGGCACCGTCCGGCAGCTCCGCCACCTGCCCAAGAATCCGGAAGCGTCGGGGGGACACCATGGTGGCCGGCCGGCCCGCAGCATTCCGCCATCTCGCCGTCGGCGTGCGCAAACCAGGTGCGGGTCCATGCGCGATGCTGGGCGGAAGAATTCGGCGCTTGACGCGATTGATGATCTGTTCGGAACGCAAGTGGCGCACCGTTCGGATTAGGCGCGCGGGATCCCCCCATCGTTTCCCAAACATTCCATGTTCCGGCTGTGTTTCGCCCAAGCGCTGATACCATTTCCGGTGCCGAGTTCAATAGCTCGGCCTGCACGAGACGGTGCGCTGGCTTGCCGGGAGATTTTGAAGGCCGAGGGAGCCTTGCCCTGCCGGTGCAGAGGCTGCGGAACTCCGGCAGATCGGCAATCGCCGGCGCCTATTCTTGTGCCAGGCTCATGGGGGGGATACAGTTGTGCCATGATGAGAGTGCTCCCATGAACAACAGGGTTGTCCGCGATTTCTGGAACGAGGCCGCCTGCGGCGAGGCCGCTTATGCCGTCGGCATCGACGCCTCAAATCGCTTCTCCAGCCAACGCGAGACGAGGTACGAGCTCGAGCCCTTCATCAAGCCCTTCGCCCGCTTCGAAGAGGGCCACGAGCAGGCTGTACTCGAAATCGGCGTTGGCATGGGTGCTGACCATGAACGATGGGCGCGCAGCGGACCCGCCCGCCTTTGCGGCATTGACTTGACCCCGCGCGCCGTCGACCTGACGCGCGAACGCCTCGCCCTCGCCCACCTTGAGTCCGAGCTCCGAGTGGCCGACGGGGAACGGCTTCCTTTTCCGGATGCGACGTTCGATATCGTCTACAGCTGGGGCGTTCTGCACCACAGTGCCGATACAACGCAGGCGTTCAAGGAGGTTGCCCGTGTGCTGAAGCCCCGGGGCACTGCGCGGATCATGATCTACCACAAGTGGTCGATCGTCGGTCTCATGCTCTGGCTTCGCTATGGACGATTGTCGTCCAGCCTTGCCTCGATCTATGCGAACCACCTCGAAAGCCCCGGCACCAAGGCCTACTCGACGAAGGAGGCGGCCGCGATCGTCGAGGCCAGCGGCTTGCAGATGGTCAAGATGGAAGTCGAACTGAGCCCGGGTGACTTACTTTCCGGCGCAACGGGCCAGCGTCATCGCGGACGTCTTCTGTCGATCGCCCGGCGCCTTTGGCCGCGTGCGCTCCTGCTTGCTGTGGCGCGCCAGCTCGGCCTCTACCTCATGATCGAAGCGATCCGCCCCTCAGAATAGGTTGCCGGAATATCTTGCTCGTGGCCTTCGTTGGAGTTGGAGCGCCGGTTCCGCGGGCCATCCGGAAGATGGGACGGCGGCGAGGTGCCTCGCTCCAATTCGTTGCGTCAGAGATCGGCGGAAAGGCCGGACCTGACGCTGTTGAGAAGCAGCCAGACACAGACAAATCCGGCACTCGCACTCTGAATCCACGCCAGACCAACGGCACCGAACTGTCCAAACAGCGCAACCGAGAGAGCGGCCTGCAGGGTCGCCGCGCAGAGCCAGGCCATGACCTGCGACCAGGGAAATCCGCTCGCCGACAGGAACTGGGAGGCTGCGGAGGCGACGCCGATGAAGAATACACCGGGAAGCAGCGCGAGGATGATGGCCACGGCCGGCTCGTACGCTTTCCCGAATATGATTGTGACGATCGGGCTCGCCAGCACGGCGCTGGCTGTGCAGACCAGCGCCATCAGCAAGGTGATCTGTAGCAACGCGACCTTGTACTGCTGCATTCGCGCCGCACCTTTCGCACGCACGAGCGCGGGAAACAGCAGAAGGCCGATCGTCGAGGGCAGGATCAGCAACGCGTCGGCGATCTGTGCCGCAATCGACCAGTAACCGATATCCGCAAACTCGCCGAATTGCCTGAGCACCATGACGCTCATGCGGCCCATGACGAAGCCGAGCAGAGTCGCGATATGAGCCCGCAGCGCAAATGCGATACCGTCCCGGAACAGGCCGAAGTCGAAGCGCCGCGGAATGTCGACGCCCTTCGCCAGGACGGCCCAGGCGGCGACGCAGGCGACGAGCGAGGCGATGACCGCAGCAACCAGGAAGCCCCCAAGCCGTGGAGCAAGCCAGCATGCGAGCAGCGCCGCACCGATGGCAACGACGCCGTTGAGGATGATCAGACCGTTGAAGGTCCTGGGGCGATTAAGAGCGACCGCGATGTTGGACAGGTAAAGGAACAGGAGCAGCGACGGTGTCAGCGCCGTCACGATGGCGACGAACATGACGTTTTGTTCGGAACCGCCGATCGCCAGATCGACTGCAAGGACGCCCGCCGCCGCCGCAACCCCGGCCAGGATCGCAAGCCACAACGAGTTGGCCATGATCTGAGCGAGCAGCGCCGGCGTCCGCGCAATCAAGTACGTGTTGCTCGACTGAATGCCGAGGGAGGCGATCTGCAGGGCAATCGCAGCGAGCGTCACGATGTAGTAATAGTGCCCGCGCTCGGCGGGACCGAGCATGCGCGCCGTCAGGATCGCCACGCCGAACGAGCCGAGGATAGCGAGGCCCCGCGCCAACAGCATCTCAGCATAGGTGTGGATCAAGGAGGGCACGAGGTATCGTTCCCGTCCGGCATGATCGTTACCGCCAGCCTCGCCGGCAAGGCTCCCTGCCTGCGCCACACCAGCCGATGCGATGGCTCGACAACGCCGTAGCTCGGCGAGATCAACGTGGGCTCGATGGTCAGCTCCCAACCGCCACCAGATGCCGAAAGGGAGAACAGACGTCCCGCTGAAGCAAGGCGGACCGCGGCGCCGCTGCGGTCGACGCGGACGGAAGGCGCCAGATGCAAAGGTACGGCGATCTCGTGTTCGCCTTCGCCGTCGATGGTATCGACGATCTCGACACGGCCCGATCGCCTGTCCAGGCTGATTTCCCGCGCAACGTCGACGCCGAGGCGCCGGTAGCCCTGATGCCTACCGGCAAACAGGTCCTGCTCGTCGCCGGTCCGCCAAGTCGTGCATTCGGCCTGCGCATCGTCCTGGAGGTTCCAGAGATTGCCGGGGTCGAAGCGGTTCATCTCCGCGCCATCGATCCCGGGCGTGTTGTGGGACGAGGTCGAACGAAACTCGTTTCGCTTCTCGAACGAGGCCGTATAGACGAACGAGCCGCGGTCGATGACGACCGGCGCGCCAGCGAGCCAGGCTTCAAACGACAGCGCGTCGTTGTGTCCGTGGCCGCCGCGGCCGGCGAGGCCGACCGGGCCGCAATCAATGAATACGTGATGATCCCCGGCGCGCATGACATACGCGCCGCCGTGCGGGAATGCCATCGACGACGCCGGCGAGCGAACGGCTGGCGCGAATGATGCGGCCAAGTCGGGTCCGACCACCCAGACGAGTTCGGAGCGAGGCCCCTCCGCTTGCGCCGCCAGATCGCTATCGCCGAATGCCAGTGCAATCAGACTGACCAGATAGCGATGGTCGCCGAGCTTCTGCCCACCGAATGGCAACGCTCTTGCGTCGTCGGCATCCCCCCACAGCGGGCTGGTGCCGTCGGGGCGCGAATAGGCCGCGGCAAATCGCGCCATCGCGCGCAGCCGCTGGACGTAACTGTCCGTCAGGCTGGCGCCGCAGGCCTTGCGGAACAGTGCCGGCCACACGAAGAGTTCGCAGACCAGCCGGTGATAGGGCACCGACGCCTCGAAATCGACCCCGTCGGCGAAGACCTGCTTTTCGATTTCCTCTTGCAGCCCTCGCCAGCCGGCATCTTGCCAGCGACCGGCATTCCCCACGTCGCCGAAAAAGTGGCCGGCCATCACCAGGCCGGCAAGATCCGCGGTGTAGTGGTTGCCGTTGACATCGGCTTTCTCGATGTGCCTCAGCGTGAAGTCGCCGTGGAGGTAAAGGCAGGCCAGAAACTTCGCGCGAAAGTCCTCGTCGCGCCACGAGGGGCTGTTCGCGAATACATGAAACAGCCAGGTCCAGATGAAGAGCCGCATCGCGGCTTCCATCGTGCAGGACCAGTTCACGGTGTAGCCGAGCGGATTGCCATCCATCCACTCCTGCAGGATATCGCGGGCGGCGACGGCATATTGCTCGTCGGCATCCAGCAGGTAGGCCTGTCCCGCCGGAATCAGCCATTGCAGTCGTGAAATCTCCCAGGGCACCTTGACGTCGCTGGGACGATCGCGGTTCACGTAGTCGATCGATCGCGCGAAGCCTCCCGGCCACCCCATCCCCACCCGGTAATCGCGGGCCCAGTCGATCGGCCTGCCGAGCGCGACCGGCCCGGTCCCGAGCAGGTCGACTGTTCGTGCGCAAGCAAGGCGTGCGGCGTCGCGAATCCGCGCGCTCTCGCCCGGCTCGACGCGGTCGAGCGCCGCGGAATCCATCGCCGATGTCCAGGCCGGATACGGGCGCTGGCGCAGCCGTGTCCATAATTCATCGATGGAGGAGGCCCGCGCCATCGCAAGCAGCCGCCCGCGCGAGAGGCTTCGCTCCCGCATCGGCGCAAGCCAGCGGTCGAGCTCGCGCTCCCCCTCCTGCCAGGCGCGGCTGGCAACGTAGGTCGGAGATTTGCCGAGAATCCTCCTGGCGCGGCGCGCCGCGTCAAGCAACCGCATCGGACAACTGCGACGTATCGACCGCCTTGCGATCTATCCACAAATCATACCAGGCGGTCAGATTGTAGATCGCCCAGAGATACAGGCTGGTATCGGTCCGCCCGGTGAAGTGCCAGTCGAACAGCTTCTCGATATAGGAGGCATTCAGGAAGCCGCGCCGCATCAACCCCGAAGAGAACACCGACGTCCGGACCGCACGGCCGAAATCGCTGCGCATCCAGTCACTCATCGGCGCGCCGAAGCCCATCTTCTTGCGATAGATGATGTTGTCGGGGATCAGGCCCTCGACGGCCTTCTTCAGAAGATATTTCGGCTCGCCGCCCTTGGTCTTCCATTCCTCGGGAATGTCCATCGAGAACTCGACGAGCTTGTGGTCGAGGAAGGGGACGCGAGCTTCCAGCGACTCCGACATACCGATCTTGTCGACCCGCATCAGCAGTAGCTCGGGCAAGCGCAGCCTGAACTCGCTGTGGATCATGCGCGTCAGCGGATCAAGGTTGGGGAACTTGGCATCCAGGGGATCCATGAAGCTGCGGACGATATTGAAGCTGTCGAGCTTCAGATATTCGGGATCGAGCAACCCCGCCGCGTCCGCGTGATCGTCGTTGGCGGCCGCGATGGCGGCGGAGTCAACGAGCTGGCTCTTCATCAGATCGGGGAACACCATCGCGCCGGACCAGAAATGCTCGCGGCTTCGGGCCGCGCGATCGATGACGTCAGCATAGACCGGTAGCTTCGGATGAATCCCCGAAAGCAGATTGGCAGTGCCCGCCGCAAGGCGCTGTGCCGGCTGCGGCAGATACTTGCGGAACGGCGCCCAGTATTTGTGATACATCTTCAGGTACGTCATGTAGCCCGAATAGCCGCAGAACTGCTCGTCCGAGCCTTCGCCGACCTGGACCACCTTCATGCCGTTGTCGTGCGCGAGCTTGGAGACGAAATAGAGCGGGATGCACACCCAGTCGGCGATCGGCTCGTCCTGCGAGTGCAGCATCTGCGGCAGGTAGTTGATCATGTCCTTCTTGCTGATCCCAATCTCATGATGATTTGTGCCGAACTGACGTGCGATCTGATTGGCCTGCTCGTATTCGTTCAGATGCTTGTAGTCGCTGAATCCGATCGTGAAGGTCTCCACGGGGCGGCTGGAGAATTCGCTCATCAACGCCACGTTGGTCGATGAATCGACGCCGCCCGACAGGAACACGCCCATCGGCACGTCCGACATCATCCGCTTCTCCACGCTGGCGCGGAGCCGGTCGCGAATGCCGCTGACGTAGAACTCCTCGAGCGCCGCCTCCGAAAGATTGGCGGTCTCGCCCGGGTCGATGCCGCGTCCGGGCATCGCGTCCCAGTATCGCGAGATCGTCGCCTTGCCGGAACGATCGATCGTCATGCTGCATCCGGCCGGCAGCTTGTAGATGCCGCGCATCATCGTCAGCGGCGCCGGTGTCGTCAGGAACGAAAGGTAGTGGTACATCGCGTATGGGTCGATCTCGCGCACGAAGTCGGGATGCTCAACCAGCGCCTTCATCTCCGATGCGAAGGCGAAGCATCCCTTAATCCGGGCGAAATAGAGCGGTTTGACGCCGATGCGGTCTCGCGCGAGCGACAGCAGCCCCTTGCGCTCGTCCCAGATCCCGAAGGCGTAGTCGCCCTCGATCCGCTCGAGCAGGCCGTCGAGGCCCCACTCCTCGTAGCCGTGCACCAGCACTTCTGTGTCGCTGTGATCGGTACGGAACTTGTGCCCACGGGCGACGAGCTCAGGCCTGAGCTTGGCGTGATTGTAGATTTCACCGTTGAAGGTGATGATGACGGTGCCGTCCTCGTTGCGCATCGGCTGCGTCGCGGCGACGTTGAGGTCGACGATCGAGAGACGGCGGTGGCCGAGCCCGATTTTGCGGTCGTCCGAGACCCAGCCGTCTCCGCCGTCCGGCCCGCGATGCGCCATGGCGTCGCGCATGCGATCCAGGACGCTACGATCGACCCTGCCGGCGTCGCCGTAAGATAGCAAACCCACTATTCCGCACATTCAGAACAATCCCCTTGGTTCGGAGACGAGATCATGCCGCGTCGCGATCCGGCCGGCGCACGAGCAACCCGTTACGGGCCATCGCGGCGAGAATAGCATCGACATGCCGCTTCCAGGTATAGCGATTCAGGACCTCGGCGCGGGCCGCCTTCGCCACTCCGGCGGCCGCCGGCATGTCGTCCACGACCCGCCGCAATGTGTCCTTGAAGGCCTGCGCATTGCCCGGCTCGTAAAGGAATCCGCAAGGTGCTCCCGCCCCCGGCGGCAACGCCCCCAGCCGCGTGGCACCGCGTCCGGCGATGACATCCTCGATCTGGCCGAGCGCCGATGCGACGATCGCCTTCTCCATCGCCATATACTCGAACAATTTGGTCGGCGATCCAAAAAATCCGGAGCCGTCCGCGTTCGGCACGTGAGGCGAGAGCAGCAGGTCCGCGCAGGCCAGATATCTGGGGGCTTCCGATTGCGCCACCAGGCCCGTCAGCGTGACAAAGCGCGTGATCTCGGGTGGTCCGACCAGCCGACGCACCTCGGGCATCTTCAGACCGTCGCCCACCAGCATGAAATGCAACTTGCTCCGCTCGAGCCAGGCGGCGTCGTTGC includes the following:
- a CDS encoding alginate lyase family protein, whose product is MRLLDAARRARRILGKSPTYVASRAWQEGERELDRWLAPMRERSLSRGRLLAMARASSIDELWTRLRQRPYPAWTSAMDSAALDRVEPGESARIRDAARLACARTVDLLGTGPVALGRPIDWARDYRVGMGWPGGFARSIDYVNRDRPSDVKVPWEISRLQWLIPAGQAYLLDADEQYAVAARDILQEWMDGNPLGYTVNWSCTMEAAMRLFIWTWLFHVFANSPSWRDEDFRAKFLACLYLHGDFTLRHIEKADVNGNHYTADLAGLVMAGHFFGDVGNAGRWQDAGWRGLQEEIEKQVFADGVDFEASVPYHRLVCELFVWPALFRKACGASLTDSYVQRLRAMARFAAAYSRPDGTSPLWGDADDARALPFGGQKLGDHRYLVSLIALAFGDSDLAAQAEGPRSELVWVVGPDLAASFAPAVRSPASSMAFPHGGAYVMRAGDHHVFIDCGPVGLAGRGGHGHNDALSFEAWLAGAPVVIDRGSFVYTASFEKRNEFRSTSSHNTPGIDGAEMNRFDPGNLWNLQDDAQAECTTWRTGDEQDLFAGRHQGYRRLGVDVAREISLDRRSGRVEIVDTIDGEGEHEIAVPLHLAPSVRVDRSGAAVRLASAGRLFSLSASGGGWELTIEPTLISPSYGVVEPSHRLVWRRQGALPARLAVTIMPDGNDTSCPP
- a CDS encoding class I SAM-dependent methyltransferase, whose protein sequence is MPGDFEGRGSLALPVQRLRNSGRSAIAGAYSCARLMGGIQLCHDESAPMNNRVVRDFWNEAACGEAAYAVGIDASNRFSSQRETRYELEPFIKPFARFEEGHEQAVLEIGVGMGADHERWARSGPARLCGIDLTPRAVDLTRERLALAHLESELRVADGERLPFPDATFDIVYSWGVLHHSADTTQAFKEVARVLKPRGTARIMIYHKWSIVGLMLWLRYGRLSSSLASIYANHLESPGTKAYSTKEAAAIVEASGLQMVKMEVELSPGDLLSGATGQRHRGRLLSIARRLWPRALLLAVARQLGLYLMIEAIRPSE
- a CDS encoding oligosaccharide flippase family protein, which gives rise to MPSLIHTYAEMLLARGLAILGSFGVAILTARMLGPAERGHYYYIVTLAAIALQIASLGIQSSNTYLIARTPALLAQIMANSLWLAILAGVAAAAGVLAVDLAIGGSEQNVMFVAIVTALTPSLLLFLYLSNIAVALNRPRTFNGLIILNGVVAIGAALLACWLAPRLGGFLVAAVIASLVACVAAWAVLAKGVDIPRRFDFGLFRDGIAFALRAHIATLLGFVMGRMSVMVLRQFGEFADIGYWSIAAQIADALLILPSTIGLLLFPALVRAKGAARMQQYKVALLQITLLMALVCTASAVLASPIVTIIFGKAYEPAVAIILALLPGVFFIGVASAASQFLSASGFPWSQVMAWLCAATLQAALSVALFGQFGAVGLAWIQSASAGFVCVWLLLNSVRSGLSADL
- the asnB gene encoding asparagine synthase (glutamine-hydrolyzing), encoding MCGIVGLLSYGDAGRVDRSVLDRMRDAMAHRGPDGGDGWVSDDRKIGLGHRRLSIVDLNVAATQPMRNEDGTVIITFNGEIYNHAKLRPELVARGHKFRTDHSDTEVLVHGYEEWGLDGLLERIEGDYAFGIWDERKGLLSLARDRIGVKPLYFARIKGCFAFASEMKALVEHPDFVREIDPYAMYHYLSFLTTPAPLTMMRGIYKLPAGCSMTIDRSGKATISRYWDAMPGRGIDPGETANLSEAALEEFYVSGIRDRLRASVEKRMMSDVPMGVFLSGGVDSSTNVALMSEFSSRPVETFTIGFSDYKHLNEYEQANQIARQFGTNHHEIGISKKDMINYLPQMLHSQDEPIADWVCIPLYFVSKLAHDNGMKVVQVGEGSDEQFCGYSGYMTYLKMYHKYWAPFRKYLPQPAQRLAAGTANLLSGIHPKLPVYADVIDRAARSREHFWSGAMVFPDLMKSQLVDSAAIAAANDDHADAAGLLDPEYLKLDSFNIVRSFMDPLDAKFPNLDPLTRMIHSEFRLRLPELLLMRVDKIGMSESLEARVPFLDHKLVEFSMDIPEEWKTKGGEPKYLLKKAVEGLIPDNIIYRKKMGFGAPMSDWMRSDFGRAVRTSVFSSGLMRRGFLNASYIEKLFDWHFTGRTDTSLYLWAIYNLTAWYDLWIDRKAVDTSQLSDAVA
- a CDS encoding heparinase II/III family protein, whose product is MRSEQIINRVKRRILPPSIAHGPAPGLRTPTARWRNAAGRPATMVSPRRFRILGQVAELPDGAGWNNPAMPKLWLYNLHYFDDLRAEASEARASWHRDLIDAWIAENRPMTGNGWEPYTISLRIVNWVAWALAGNDLGSAVRDSLATQTRALNSSLEYHLLGNHLLANAKALVFAGCYFSGGEADRWRRTGLDLLQREWREQVLSDGGHFELSPMYHAILLEDVLDLIQLSRIYPHELAEAAAQWPALAERMLAWLGEMVHPDGEIAFFNDAALGIARTYRQLADYGASLHVLRSEATGRLADSGYVRLRSGPWLAILDTAEVGPSYLPGHAHADTLSLEVSFGDRRLITNSGTSSYAHDAIRDEERSTGAHATVEIDAENSTEVWASFRVGRRAHPFGRSVSVTGHIQSASASHDGYRWLPGRPVHCRSVTVSPTSLVVRDRVTGEGNHTIIGRFPLHPLVGHICPDGQGWSIEVPGEPRLRVSARGASQFLLNDGYYAPSFGHRILRPVLAWSYTGGLPMEVETRFEL